One part of the Marmota flaviventris isolate mMarFla1 chromosome 4, mMarFla1.hap1, whole genome shotgun sequence genome encodes these proteins:
- the Kcnip2 gene encoding A-type potassium channel modulatory protein KCNIP2 isoform X2 codes for MNLEGLEMVAVLVVLALFVKVLEQFGLFEPVSLEDSVEDEFELSTVCHRPEGLEQLQEQTKFTRKELQVLYRGFKNECPSGIVNEENFKQIYSQFFPQGDSSTYATFLFNAFDTNHDGSVSFEDFVAGLSVILRGTIDDRLNWAFNLYDLNKDGCITKEEMLDIMKSIYDMMGKYTYPALREEAPREHVESFFQKMDRNKDGVVTIEEFIESCQKDENIMRSMQLFDNVI; via the exons ATGAACCTCGAAGGGCTAGAGATGGTCGCCGTGCTTGTAGTCCTCGCTCTGTTTGTCAAGGTCCTGGAGCAGTTTGGCCTCTTCGAGCCTGTCTCCTTGGAAG ACAGCGTAGAGGATGAATTTGAACTGTCCACTGTGTGTCACCGACCAGAAGGTCTGGAGCAGCTGCAAGAGCAAACCAAGTTTACGCGCAAGGAGTTGCAGGTCCTGTACCGGGGCTTCAAGAAC gaATGTCCCAGCGGAATTGTCAATGAGGAGAACTTCAAGCAAATTTACTCCCAGTTCTTTCCTCAAGGAG ACTCCAGCACTTACGCTACTTTTCTCTTCAATGCCTTCGACACCAACCATGATGGCTCTGTCAGTTTTGAG GACTTTGTTGCTGGTTTGTCGGTGATTCTTCGGGGAACCATAGATGACAGGTTGAATTGGGCCTTCAACCTGTATGACCTCAACAAAGATGGCTGTATCACCAAGGAG GAAATGCTTGACATCATGAAGTCCATTTATGACATGATGGGCAAGTACACATACCCTGCACTCCGAGAGGAGGCCCCAAGGGAACACGTGGAGAGCTTCTTCCAG AAGATGGACAGAAACAAGGATGGTGTGGTGACCATTGAGGAATTCATTGAATCTTGTCAAAAG GATGAGAACATCATGAGGTCCATGCAGCTCTTTGACAATGTCATCTAG
- the Kcnip2 gene encoding A-type potassium channel modulatory protein KCNIP2 isoform X1 codes for MNLEGLEMVAVLVVLALFVKVLEQFGLFEPVSLEDSVEDEFELSTVCHRPEGLEQLQEQTKFTRKELQVLYRGFKNECPSGIVNEENFKQIYSQFFPQGDSSTYATFLFNAFDTNHDGSVSFEDFVAGLSVILRGTIDDRLNWAFNLYDLNKDGCITKEEMLDIMKSIYDMMGKYTYPALREEAPREHVESFFQKMDRNKDGVVTIEEFIESCQKWCMPVIPVAPRRLRQEDHEFKASFSKSKILSNSVRPCL; via the exons ATGAACCTCGAAGGGCTAGAGATGGTCGCCGTGCTTGTAGTCCTCGCTCTGTTTGTCAAGGTCCTGGAGCAGTTTGGCCTCTTCGAGCCTGTCTCCTTGGAAG ACAGCGTAGAGGATGAATTTGAACTGTCCACTGTGTGTCACCGACCAGAAGGTCTGGAGCAGCTGCAAGAGCAAACCAAGTTTACGCGCAAGGAGTTGCAGGTCCTGTACCGGGGCTTCAAGAAC gaATGTCCCAGCGGAATTGTCAATGAGGAGAACTTCAAGCAAATTTACTCCCAGTTCTTTCCTCAAGGAG ACTCCAGCACTTACGCTACTTTTCTCTTCAATGCCTTCGACACCAACCATGATGGCTCTGTCAGTTTTGAG GACTTTGTTGCTGGTTTGTCGGTGATTCTTCGGGGAACCATAGATGACAGGTTGAATTGGGCCTTCAACCTGTATGACCTCAACAAAGATGGCTGTATCACCAAGGAG GAAATGCTTGACATCATGAAGTCCATTTATGACATGATGGGCAAGTACACATACCCTGCACTCCGAGAGGAGGCCCCAAGGGAACACGTGGAGAGCTTCTTCCAG AAGATGGACAGAAACAAGGATGGTGTGGTGACCATTGAGGAATTCATTGAATCTTGTCAAAAG tggtgcatgcctgtaatcccagtggctcccaggaggctgagacaggaggatcatgagttcaaagccagcttcagcaaaagcaagattctaagcaactcagtgagaccttgtctctaa